A DNA window from Hydractinia symbiolongicarpus strain clone_291-10 chromosome 6, HSymV2.1, whole genome shotgun sequence contains the following coding sequences:
- the LOC130647756 gene encoding ubiquinol-cytochrome-c reductase complex assembly factor 2-like produces MTGIAKEGLGKIYKDFLRVCEKWPIDKTRSGRDFGEHLRINFDTRLKNEKVDHNEAKRTVDALMKISTNYYRDKYPRVNNTAYSLQDKQVYREVLSNEGQAQVQPHKTWWERMYGSTKLGERMREEGKKK; encoded by the exons ATGACTGGCATTGCAAAGGAGGGTTTGGGGAAAATTTACAAAGATTTTCTTAGAGTTTGTGAGAAGTGGCCTATTGACAAAACCAGATCAGGTCGAGATTTCGGCGAACATCTTAGAATAAATTTTGATACTAGATTGAAAAACGAGAAAGTTGAC caCAATGAAGCAAAACGAACTGTCGATGCGTTGATGAAAATCAGTACAAATTATTACAGAGACAAG TATCCTCGTGTCAATAACACAGCGTACTCACTTCAAGACAAACAAGTGTATAGGGAAGTACTGTCTAATG AAGGTCAAGCGCAAGTGCAACCACATAAAACTTGGTGGGAAAGAATGTACGGAAGCACGAAACTAGGTGAAAGAATGAGAGAGGaaggaaaaaagaaataa